The window ctaaatgtttattttgttcattttcagTCACAAAGTTTGAAAGATAAGAGAGAtacttgttataaaataatgaaaaaaagggaaagtaaTTGGTTGGTCATAGTCCAATCTTGTTATCAACGAGTTTCATTTGATAAGGAAGCTTCATTGATGTATTTTCCCCTTCATCTTACTTGAGAAAGTAGATTGAGGTTGAGAGGTGATTTTTCCTAGTttagttttgtgtttttaacttattttgagATGTTTTTAGTTGAAAGATTGGTTTATTGGCATGAGAAGAATGTTCATtaggtatttttagattaaaatagctttaaaataaatttttaggtcAAATAAATTCTAACTTGAATTTTTGACCACCTCTCTAGTGATCAATAACTAGCAAAGATAGATGACGCATCgcctatatttttttgtatgaaaagttGTTTGCcctttttactaaaaaaaaaacaaagaaaatgccAAGTGTACAAGCCCCTGCGTGTggcctttttttcctttaaggCTACACATGCCCAGCCACATTGGCCTCTATTTATTCAACTCattatgcttttttaaaaaaatatttaattaaatttcattcaaataaataacatgaaaatatattaaaaatatcattttattaaatattactccatttatatttaatttttatgacatcatatcatttgtttttataaaattattaaacatgctACACAGAAATAACATGAAATGAATAACTTTGAAATATCTAAGGAATAtcatttttaagaataaaattatacttttttgataaaaaaaatattgagcagtttttttttatagtaatttgtgatttttattgatatttttcttaaattttgacttttgttttttctaagtaaATCTACTTTATAGTCGCATGATTACATAAAAAgcatgctaaatttttttttttgtgtgttattcttatatttttaatactttcacttcatattaataaaaccattaattttttaaaaagtttgctTTTATGATTCTCATAATTTTttgcttcaaaaaataaatattctaataaataaattaccaaAAACAATCACATTAATAGTATAaagagattttaattaaaaatatatatttttattgttattatgtaTCCTTTTAGAGTCTCATGAGTATTTATTAAATGAAGTATATTACTAAGaaaagctatattttttattgataaaaatatattaataagaaaaagaaggatTATTCaagcaaattattttattctgatagtgtttaaattattaatttttttataaaaaaaatactaacatgtaatgaaatttaaaaaaatatgaatagcTCTCAACGACacgagatcaaatattttaatatatatttatcttttatcttctcaattaaaTCTTATAATTGCGTTAATATCTCatactaaatttaatatatatttattttttatcttcttaattaaatttttatttgtatatttaattttcaatttatttaattaaataaccaagttaatattttttattcacaataaaaaaaaatcttcaacctACAAAAGATGTTGatggtcattattttttttatccaaacggCAAAGAGAACGCGGGCAAAAACACTATAATATTTTAGTCTTATCGTATAATAATTAGATTGCACATGCGTGTGACTTCAACGAACGTCTTGAAGCCGACTTACGTAATCCCTTAAAACTTCTGAAACTGCGACCAACCACGGAACACGGGCTTATTGAGCTTCAGCTCCATCCACTGATAATCACTCCTGGCTGTCAGctaaatttcaaaagttgagttttttttttttttttttcctcccacTTTTCAGTCGTCaccaagaaaatatttgaaagaataTGCCAGGTAGCTTATCATGGAGATGGACACGTGTAAATTGGTGAATGGGGGTTTTTCCATGCTGGGACCTGGGGCTCGGGGGTAGGAGGAGGTGATGGTGCATGAATTCGAAAGAGGGTAGGTGAGGTGACTGGGAAATATCTCTTTGGCAGCCCACAGATTACGAAGGGTAGTTTTTGCCAATCATAAAGGGTCTGCTTGTAATTGCAACTAGATATCCCTTTAGCAATTTGTCGCTTTTACTATGATCATCTTGACAATGGTAGGTGAGGTGATGTTCTACGGATCGGCTCGGCTCGGCTATTCCCGCCATAAATACCATGCTCTCCTAACTTCCCAAACAATGACTGCGCAAGGAAAGAAgcttttaatgtttgattttgaagcattaaaagatattgaaaataatgaaGGGTCGGTTATagtaaatctttttatttgcttAGTAAATTCAAATAATGAAGTAtctgatttatttattgatattgaaaataattaaatattgaaagataccaaactattattaaaaaaaatataccacatactttttttttttttttgtatggaaAGAGCGATGAAACCAGCCGGCTGCCTCTAATAAAGTAGGTGAAGAATTCGTgctcctaataataataataaaaaaaaactaaacaaattgaCTTTCCTCCCAACATCTATCCCGAATTCCCGAAAATACACCCAGAATACCCTCTATATTCCCCAAAACACCCTTAACAACCACCACCATGTCTCTTACCAGACTCCACCACCTTCTCCCGGGCCTCTCCTCTCTTGCACCAAACCAAACGTCCTATAAAAACCTCCTTTGTTTCTCTATCTCCACTGCAGGtaccctctccctctcccatTCACAAAATCAGCAAGACACAATGTCTCTAACTAGCAGTTCCATAATCCCTTCCAAATCCTTGATCCCCTCCAACAAACCCCATCAGCCTTGTTTCTTCACCACTAAACCTTCCAGGTCCACCCTCCACATCTCCGCTGTCCACTCTGCCGATCCTTCCAAATCACCACCACCCATTAAAACACCTGCAGCAACATCCACTAAATCAACAACCGTTGCACCAACAGTCAATGTGGGTGCTGGAAAATGGACAGTTGAAAGCTGGAAATCAAAGAAGGCCTTGCAACTCCCTGAATATCCTAACAAAGAAGATTTTGATTCGGTTCTCAAAACTCTCGATGCGTTCCCACCAATTGTTTTCGCTGGTGAGGCCAGGAGTTTAGAGGAGAAGCTTGCTGAGGCTGCTATGGGCAATGCGTTTTTGTTGCAAGGAGGTGATTGTGCTGAGAGTTTTAAAGAGTTCAATGCTAATAATATCAGGGACACTTTCAGGATTCTTCTTCAAATGGGTGTTGTTTTGATGTTCGGTGGTCAAATGCCTGttatcaaggttttttttttccccttcctaATTGAATTGTTAGTATTTCAGTGTAGAATTACATGAGAagggttattaattttatttttttttcatattgaagaGAATTATTGGTTTTTACTAAATTGGGATAAATGCGTGGATGCTGTTTTATAGGTGGGGAGGTTGGCAGGGCAGTTTGCGAAGCCGAGATCGGATCCATTTGAGGAAAAAGATGGAGTGAAACTGCCAAGTTACAGAGGGGACAATGTGAATGGAGATGCTTTTGATGAGAAGTCGAGGATACCTGACCCTCAGAGGATGATCAGGGCTTACTGTCAATCAGCAGCTACTTTGAATCTACTTAGGGCTTTTGCTACTGGTGGTTATGCAGCTATGCAAAGGGTTACTCAGTGGAATTTGGATTTCACCGAGCACAGTGAGCAAGGAGACAGgtaaatagtttaattttgGAATCTTATTTTATGAAGATATTCCGTTTATCTGGTTCTtggattggtttttttatgCAAATGGTTTTGATGCTTTTTAGAGAGAGTTTTCATATAGGGACCAGTAAAAAGctgaatcaatttatttttggttatttttgtttgctgacTTTTTAGAGTTTGATGAAATAGTGTCtgcactttctttttctttgtaacCGAGCAACCAGTCGGGTCGGTCCTCAACTACCTTTGGCGGGCATGCACTAGATAGTGATATTTACTCCATGTGTATTCATTTGATCAGAGCATCATTGGCAAGTTTCACGATCACAATTATCCATGCCTGAATTATCCGCACAAGGCAACcgaagtagttttttttttacttttctcctATGATTGGCCTTTGAGAATTTAGATTCTAAGATCCTCTCCACGTGCTCACCAATATGCTCTGATTTTAATGGTTTTGCTGCTATATGGAGTTATGATGGGCTTTATGCCCTCCTTCATGCGATGCCATTAATATCACTTTAAACTTGTTGTTTAAAAGAGTCGCCTTCCTTTTTTTGGTGCTGCAATTTCTACTTCactttgttttagttttgatgGGTTCTCTTAAGAATATTTATTAGAATCTTGGATGGAAATGGGTTCAGTTCATTTCTATACTCGTACTGTTATTGGGCTAGATCTTCCTTCTAAAACATGTTTATCTTGGATGGAAATGATTTCAGTTCATTGCTAATTTCATATCTTAATTGGGTCAGATTTTGCTTCTataatatgtatatgtataattGTCTTCATATGATAGGTACCGGGAACTTGCCCACCGGGTCGATGAGGCCCTTGGATTCATGGCTGCAGCTGGTCTCACTGTTGATCATCCTATCATGACAACTACTGAGTTCTGGACATCCCATGAGTGCTTGCTATTGCCATATGAGCAATCACTTACTAGGCTGGATTCAACTTCGGGTCTTTACTATGACTGCTCAGCCCATTTTCTCTGGGTTGGTGAGCGTACCAGGCAGCTAGATGGTGCTCATGTCGAGTTCTTGAGAGGAGTTGCAAATCCCCTAGGAATTAAggtaactttctttctttttttaatctagcCAGCCAGTTCATATATCAGTAATTCATTTTTGGCTGCTAGAAatatcaggttttttttttttcaaaaaactcaCAAGacagatattttaaaataaatagtatgtATAATAGTTTGGTTAGGAATGACATGGGTAGGAGCTTTTTTAGTTCTTCCCTCATCAAAATGcttttaaatactaaattacTTGAACAAAACTATTAGAATAGTTCAGGATTTTGAAGTACAAGTCAAAGAAAATAGCTCCGAATATAATACTACAAGTAAACAAAGGTCTTTTTCACTTGAGATGTTAATTTATTGCGGTCTATAGAGTAAAAATGCCCACAAGGACTTCAATCTTAGCCTACATATTCTTTTGCGTGGATTGAATTTACCCCACTGAGGGAATTTTGTCTGCCCTTGTTtctggcttcttttttttttttttttcctgaccaTATAACGTTGTCAAGATTCCTTAAATTAAGTAATCAACACATATTCTTAAGATGTTGACCTAAGCTGGTGTTCTTGTGATTATGCTTATGGAattctgtttcttctttttacGCATTTCTTATCCAAATTTAACTTGGCAACAAACTGAATCTGAATGGATCCTTAATATCACTGttcttatttttcagttttcatTTTGTAATTTGGTGCTTCCGACTTTTTATGCAATCTAGCTTCTGTGCTGCAGGTCAGTGATAAGATGAATCCAAATGAGCTAGTTAAGCTCATAGAGATTTTCAACCCCCAGAATAAACCAGGCAGAATAACAATTATTACTAGAATGGGAGCTGAGAACATGAGAGTGAAGCTTCCCCATCTAATCAGGGCTGTTCGCAGGGCTGGGCAAATTGTCACATGGGTCAGTGATCC is drawn from Populus nigra chromosome 5, ddPopNigr1.1, whole genome shotgun sequence and contains these coding sequences:
- the LOC133693751 gene encoding phospho-2-dehydro-3-deoxyheptonate aldolase 1, chloroplastic-like, whose amino-acid sequence is MSLTSSSIIPSKSLIPSNKPHQPCFFTTKPSRSTLHISAVHSADPSKSPPPIKTPAATSTKSTTVAPTVNVGAGKWTVESWKSKKALQLPEYPNKEDFDSVLKTLDAFPPIVFAGEARSLEEKLAEAAMGNAFLLQGGDCAESFKEFNANNIRDTFRILLQMGVVLMFGGQMPVIKVGRLAGQFAKPRSDPFEEKDGVKLPSYRGDNVNGDAFDEKSRIPDPQRMIRAYCQSAATLNLLRAFATGGYAAMQRVTQWNLDFTEHSEQGDRYRELAHRVDEALGFMAAAGLTVDHPIMTTTEFWTSHECLLLPYEQSLTRLDSTSGLYYDCSAHFLWVGERTRQLDGAHVEFLRGVANPLGIKVSDKMNPNELVKLIEIFNPQNKPGRITIITRMGAENMRVKLPHLIRAVRRAGQIVTWVSDPMHGNTIKAPCGLKTRPFDSIRAEVRAFFDVHEQEGSHPGGVHLEMTGQNVTECIGGSRTVTFDDLSSRYHTHCDPRLNASQSLELAFIIAERLRRRRLGSQSSVAPALL